In the Ilumatobacteraceae bacterium genome, one interval contains:
- a CDS encoding FtsX-like permease family protein gives MTLLDEQPVTTSPPAPEAAVTRSALPAWRFASRLARREVRRRPGRTALAALLIAVPVIAMTLGSVLARTNASDWAADFARDYGDSDIAVNGYGWASTGQSVDDANRTPLPDGSSVREYVFTWTSATSATADAQDRTTWVRFGNMSFDDPGAAAGIEITDGRAPGDGEVLLAPDVAERWGVGVGDELELARPSGTWTIAGLGEARGDYWTDLLVIPGFDAARVSGDFGAPMTLIDLPADTPVDTIRRIAMERGGTTRYDDPFSFDTSGETAGIAWGFVAGVLALVAVGIIVAAAFATSARRQLVTIGQLSSNGAPESVIRRTLALQGAWTGVVGAVVGVAVGFVALPFVTPLIERHIVHHELRAYRISIVHLVVIAVTAIVAATVAAAVPARSAARVPVMTALAGRRPAGRPARWLVPTGLALLAGGLGLVAVAALGAQGGNQNSDVWAALAIAGVTAMVFGTCCAAPLVVERVGGLGRRASLSWRLALRSLARSRTRSSAVVAAIAVAAGGAVAAGAVAESLITSNGACCPPDLPADAVVLMGWQDTAIAAGADGSLDDVGPLSDVTLPDGAVSGILGIVPDGEVSPIRMATFDPAPFDPSTDWNDPSGPMIATPAVLDLVGLSSTDRDTLAEIGAIQPTFVVGYADALFYVSDGPAFEGVEPAGLTAQYGADAGTIEFPYAIAADPVQRSWNLQLLMTEEAALDAGFSIVQTGVIVRSDEPLTELQRDELALLARDFDGTPLDAFIEPGDPPRTEASTQTGTSEVVYFNLQYDEPRWRGSSSTDLWIARLVILSAALAITLLVVSIGLALAAAEGREERDTFTIVGAKPSSMRRQAAARAAVLALVGIGLGVPLGFVPTWVVDRVTSSAGPSSYDAPIGFPWLVVVALVVVIPAVVAGTGWAASGLGQRFRPATPTRRD, from the coding sequence ATGACACTGCTCGATGAGCAACCGGTGACGACGTCGCCGCCGGCACCCGAGGCGGCGGTGACCCGGTCGGCGCTCCCGGCCTGGCGCTTCGCCAGCCGCCTCGCCCGACGCGAGGTCCGCCGCCGCCCCGGGCGTACCGCGCTCGCGGCCCTCCTGATCGCCGTCCCCGTCATCGCCATGACGCTCGGCAGCGTGCTCGCCCGCACCAATGCGAGCGACTGGGCAGCCGACTTCGCCCGTGACTACGGCGACTCCGACATCGCCGTCAACGGATACGGATGGGCATCCACGGGTCAGAGCGTCGACGACGCCAACCGGACGCCGCTGCCCGACGGGTCGTCGGTCCGCGAGTACGTGTTCACGTGGACGTCGGCGACCAGTGCGACCGCCGATGCGCAGGACCGCACCACGTGGGTCAGGTTCGGCAACATGTCGTTCGACGACCCCGGCGCGGCCGCCGGCATCGAGATCACCGACGGCCGGGCCCCGGGCGACGGTGAGGTGTTGCTCGCCCCCGACGTCGCCGAACGGTGGGGTGTCGGCGTCGGTGATGAGCTCGAACTCGCCCGGCCGTCCGGCACCTGGACGATCGCCGGCCTCGGCGAGGCGCGTGGCGACTACTGGACCGACCTGCTCGTCATCCCGGGCTTCGACGCCGCCCGCGTCTCCGGTGACTTCGGCGCACCGATGACGTTGATCGATCTGCCGGCCGATACGCCGGTCGACACGATCCGCCGGATCGCCATGGAACGCGGCGGAACGACCCGCTACGACGACCCGTTCTCGTTCGACACCTCCGGGGAGACCGCCGGTATCGCGTGGGGGTTCGTCGCCGGTGTGTTGGCGCTGGTCGCCGTCGGCATCATCGTGGCCGCGGCGTTCGCCACCAGCGCCCGACGGCAGCTCGTCACGATCGGCCAGCTCTCCTCCAACGGCGCACCCGAATCGGTGATCCGCCGGACGCTCGCGCTCCAGGGCGCGTGGACCGGCGTGGTCGGTGCGGTGGTCGGCGTCGCGGTGGGCTTCGTTGCGCTGCCGTTCGTGACGCCACTGATCGAGCGGCACATCGTGCATCACGAGCTCCGTGCGTACCGGATCTCGATCGTCCATCTCGTGGTGATCGCGGTCACCGCCATCGTGGCGGCCACCGTCGCCGCCGCCGTACCCGCCCGATCCGCGGCCCGGGTACCGGTGATGACGGCCCTCGCGGGCCGTCGACCCGCCGGGCGACCGGCCCGGTGGCTGGTGCCGACCGGGCTGGCGCTGCTCGCCGGCGGCCTCGGCCTCGTCGCGGTGGCGGCACTCGGCGCCCAGGGCGGCAACCAGAACAGCGACGTGTGGGCGGCGCTCGCGATCGCCGGCGTCACGGCGATGGTGTTCGGCACGTGTTGCGCCGCGCCACTGGTCGTCGAGCGGGTCGGCGGGCTCGGTCGTCGGGCGTCGCTGTCATGGCGGCTGGCGCTGCGCAGCCTGGCGCGTTCCCGCACCCGGTCGTCGGCTGTGGTCGCAGCGATCGCCGTTGCGGCCGGCGGGGCCGTGGCCGCCGGTGCGGTCGCCGAGTCGCTCATCACATCGAACGGTGCCTGCTGCCCGCCCGACCTTCCTGCCGACGCGGTGGTGTTGATGGGATGGCAGGACACGGCGATCGCCGCCGGTGCTGACGGCAGCCTGGACGACGTCGGTCCATTGAGCGATGTCACGCTCCCCGACGGGGCGGTGTCGGGCATCCTCGGGATCGTCCCCGATGGCGAGGTCTCTCCGATCCGGATGGCCACGTTCGACCCGGCCCCGTTCGATCCGAGCACGGACTGGAACGATCCGTCGGGTCCGATGATCGCGACGCCGGCGGTGCTCGACCTGGTCGGCCTGTCCTCGACCGACCGCGACACCCTGGCCGAGATCGGAGCGATCCAGCCGACCTTCGTGGTCGGCTACGCCGATGCGTTGTTCTACGTCAGCGACGGACCTGCTTTCGAGGGGGTCGAACCGGCCGGGCTCACGGCGCAGTATGGCGCCGACGCCGGAACGATCGAGTTTCCGTACGCCATTGCCGCCGACCCGGTGCAGCGCAGCTGGAATCTGCAGCTCCTGATGACCGAGGAAGCGGCGCTCGACGCCGGGTTCTCGATCGTGCAGACCGGCGTGATCGTCCGCTCGGACGAGCCGTTGACCGAGCTGCAGCGCGACGAACTCGCCCTGCTGGCTCGCGACTTCGACGGCACGCCGCTCGATGCGTTCATCGAACCGGGCGATCCACCTCGCACCGAGGCGTCGACGCAGACCGGCACGTCAGAGGTGGTGTACTTCAACCTGCAGTACGACGAGCCTCGCTGGCGTGGCTCGAGTTCGACTGATCTCTGGATCGCCCGCCTGGTGATCCTGAGCGCTGCGCTGGCGATCACCTTGCTCGTCGTGTCGATCGGGCTCGCCCTGGCGGCGGCCGAAGGCCGTGAGGAGCGCGACACGTTCACGATCGTCGGGGCCAAGCCGTCGTCGATGCGGCGCCAAGCCGCGGCTCGGGCAGCGGTGCTGGCACTGGTCGGCATCGGGCTGGGCGTGCCGCTCGGCTTCGTACCGACGTGGGTCGTCGACCGGGTGACCAGCAGCGCCGGACCGAGTTCGTACGACGCCCCGATCGGCTTTCCTTGGCTCGTCGTCGTCGCTCTGGTCGTGGTGATCCCCGCCGTGGTGGCGGGAACCGGGTGGGCGGCATCGGGACTCGGTCAACGCTTCCGCCCCGCCACCCCGACCCGCCGCGACTGA
- a CDS encoding class I SAM-dependent methyltransferase, producing MRIRATQAAANAATRAARSTVRFAARRIAASDWLMGVVYDDMNETNFAGLAEHEEMLSDTVRVDAYHRGIHRNVQPGDVVLDLGTGTGLLAFMASRAGAEKVYAVEHSDFIQVAREIAQHNGFTNIEFVQANSREFTPPEPIDVVLHEQMGDELFNENMLQNVLDLRDRVLRPGGRILPARFRLFAEPLSFHESMRVRRFWNIDLPDGIDLGQTEHSPVAGRFDTGRNEQFWTRPGSVASTVGQPRPVLEFDLQTLESLDSLATDHLIERTASNDTIVDGCCIWFEADFDDATTLSTSPLAPLTSWGNRIYRLDREIAAGESLRLNLRMGRLFEPSTWHVDALSAG from the coding sequence ATGCGCATTCGAGCGACACAGGCCGCGGCGAACGCGGCGACCAGGGCCGCGAGATCGACGGTGCGGTTCGCCGCTCGGCGGATCGCCGCCAGCGACTGGCTGATGGGTGTCGTGTACGACGACATGAACGAGACCAACTTCGCCGGCCTCGCCGAGCACGAGGAGATGTTGAGCGACACGGTTCGTGTCGACGCCTATCACCGCGGCATCCACCGCAACGTTCAACCGGGCGACGTCGTGCTCGACCTCGGCACCGGCACCGGTCTGCTGGCGTTCATGGCGAGCCGCGCCGGGGCCGAGAAGGTGTACGCGGTCGAACACTCCGACTTCATCCAGGTCGCTCGCGAGATCGCCCAGCACAACGGATTCACGAACATCGAGTTCGTGCAGGCCAACAGCCGCGAGTTCACGCCACCGGAGCCGATCGACGTCGTCCTGCACGAGCAGATGGGTGACGAACTCTTCAACGAGAACATGTTGCAGAACGTGCTCGATCTGCGCGATCGCGTGCTGCGGCCCGGTGGGCGCATCCTGCCCGCCAGGTTCCGACTCTTCGCCGAGCCGTTGTCGTTCCACGAGTCGATGCGGGTCCGCCGGTTCTGGAACATCGACCTGCCCGACGGCATCGACCTCGGCCAGACGGAACACTCGCCGGTCGCCGGTCGGTTCGACACCGGTCGCAACGAACAGTTCTGGACCCGGCCGGGTTCGGTGGCGTCGACCGTGGGCCAACCTCGGCCGGTCCTCGAGTTCGACCTGCAGACCCTCGAGTCGCTCGACTCGCTCGCGACCGATCACCTGATCGAGCGCACCGCCTCGAACGACACGATCGTCGACGGCTGCTGCATCTGGTTCGAAGCGGACTTCGACGACGCCACCACACTGTCGACCAGCCCGCTGGCACCACTCACGAGCTGGGGCAACCGGATCTACCGGCTCGACCGGGAGATCGCAGCCGGCGAGTCGCTGCGGCTCAACCTCCGGATGGGTCGACTGTTCGAGCCATCGACCTGGCACGTCGACGCGCTCAGCGCCGGCTGA
- a CDS encoding PadR family transcriptional regulator, translating to MAVREGLLSLLQPGPRYGYQLKTEFEAVTGGVWKLNVGQVYTTLDRLERDGFVVVDVSDDDQKSYSLTAAGREELGSWWAATPAEDPPPRDELMLKVMMAIESGRDHALDVITRQRTALFAVLQRHRRERPTEVIDPESLAARLVVDALVVRAEADLRWLDLCESRLNTPIPQNPASRNPASQNPASRNPASQNTERAHS from the coding sequence ATGGCAGTTCGTGAGGGGTTGCTGTCCCTCCTCCAACCGGGCCCCCGCTACGGGTACCAGCTCAAGACCGAGTTCGAGGCCGTCACCGGCGGGGTCTGGAAGCTCAATGTCGGGCAGGTGTACACCACACTCGATCGCCTCGAACGGGACGGCTTCGTGGTCGTCGACGTGTCGGATGACGACCAGAAGTCGTACTCGCTGACCGCTGCCGGGCGTGAGGAGCTGGGCAGTTGGTGGGCGGCGACTCCGGCCGAAGACCCGCCGCCCCGTGACGAACTCATGCTCAAGGTGATGATGGCGATCGAGTCGGGGCGTGACCATGCGCTCGACGTGATCACCCGCCAGCGCACCGCGTTGTTCGCGGTGCTGCAGCGTCATCGCCGCGAGCGCCCGACCGAGGTGATCGACCCCGAGTCGCTCGCCGCCCGACTCGTCGTCGACGCGCTGGTCGTGCGGGCCGAAGCCGATCTCCGCTGGCTCGACCTGTGCGAGTCGCGACTGAACACGCCCATCCCGCAGAACCCTGCATCCCGGAACCCTGCATCCCAGAACCCTGCATCCCGGAACCCTGCATCCCAGAACACGGAAAGAGCACACTCATGA
- a CDS encoding PadR family transcriptional regulator, which produces MPNADRLTTTSYAVLAQVAVRPWSAYELAEQRVRYFRYVWPRAESAIYREVKRLSKLGLLDDTREYNGRRPRTVYALTDAGRRALEEWLGTPVTPFSMEFEALLRLIIAPLGTKGDLVDTLAQVQADAQEMLGFAGAVKQEFLDGINVAQHDVHLRALLVDFFVSLLHTVDDWTQRTAAEIESWNDLELSDEKRDRAIELIRRLPTLPPVDSDTGVAKPPERQMRTRS; this is translated from the coding sequence ATGCCCAACGCCGACCGACTGACCACGACGTCCTATGCCGTCCTCGCCCAGGTCGCTGTCCGGCCGTGGTCCGCCTACGAACTCGCCGAGCAACGAGTGAGGTACTTCCGCTACGTGTGGCCCCGCGCAGAGAGCGCGATCTACCGGGAGGTCAAGCGACTCTCGAAGCTCGGCCTGCTCGACGACACCAGGGAGTACAACGGAAGGCGACCTCGCACCGTCTACGCGCTCACCGATGCCGGCCGCCGCGCCCTGGAGGAGTGGCTCGGCACGCCCGTTACCCCCTTCTCCATGGAGTTCGAAGCGCTGCTCCGACTCATCATCGCTCCATTGGGAACCAAGGGGGACCTTGTGGACACCCTCGCGCAGGTCCAGGCCGACGCTCAGGAGATGCTCGGCTTCGCGGGAGCGGTCAAGCAGGAGTTCCTCGACGGGATCAACGTCGCCCAACACGACGTCCACCTCCGAGCCCTCCTCGTCGACTTCTTCGTCAGCCTCCTGCACACCGTCGACGACTGGACCCAACGCACGGCAGCCGAGATCGAGAGCTGGAACGACCTCGAGCTATCCGACGAGAAGCGAGACCGCGCCATCGAGCTCATCCGCCGACTCCCGACGCTCCCACCGGTCGACTCGGACACCGGCGTTGCAAAGCCACCCGAGCGCCAGATGCGAACCCGATCCTGA
- a CDS encoding ABC transporter ATP-binding protein translates to MNASAPVVEYRDVIKSFGAGETEVRAVNGVDLAIRPGEFVAIMGPSGCGKSTLLHLGGGLELPTAGQVLFDGTDLSSVGAVRLAEIRRRHLGYVFQSLNLVPALTALENVMLPLELDGIAGAEARRQATEALGRVGIDHQIDRYPDSFSGGQQQRIAIARAVVGERRVLFADEPTGALDTLTSDHVVEVMAELARSGVAVVMVTHEPRFASWADRVVFVRDGKLVDEAVAATAGYSAHAGSVTR, encoded by the coding sequence ATGAACGCATCCGCCCCCGTCGTCGAGTACCGCGACGTCATCAAGTCGTTCGGTGCCGGCGAGACCGAGGTCCGCGCGGTCAACGGCGTCGACCTGGCGATCCGGCCCGGCGAGTTCGTCGCCATCATGGGTCCGTCCGGTTGCGGCAAGTCGACCCTCCTCCACCTCGGTGGCGGTCTCGAACTGCCCACGGCAGGCCAGGTGCTGTTCGACGGCACCGACCTGTCATCGGTCGGCGCCGTCCGGTTGGCCGAGATCCGTCGCCGCCATCTCGGCTACGTGTTCCAGTCGCTCAACCTCGTGCCGGCGCTGACGGCGCTCGAGAACGTGATGCTCCCGCTCGAACTCGACGGCATCGCCGGCGCCGAAGCCCGCCGCCAGGCGACCGAGGCACTCGGCCGGGTCGGCATCGACCACCAGATCGATCGCTACCCCGACTCGTTCTCGGGTGGCCAGCAGCAGCGGATCGCGATCGCTCGTGCGGTCGTCGGCGAGCGGCGGGTGCTGTTCGCGGACGAACCGACCGGTGCGCTCGACACGCTCACCTCCGACCACGTGGTCGAGGTCATGGCCGAACTCGCCCGCTCGGGTGTGGCCGTCGTGATGGTCACGCACGAACCACGGTTCGCCTCCTGGGCCGATCGGGTCGTGTTCGTCCGCGACGGCAAACTCGTCGACGAAGCCGTCGCCGCCACCGCCGGCTACAGCGCACACGCCGGGTCGGTGACGCGATGA
- a CDS encoding ATP-binding protein, giving the protein METSPFRFQGPLPPDTVYGRDDLVGDLIERVTSRRVTAVLGPRRFGKTSVLRRVGAELEAAGTTVVDVDLYEVSSAADLAVRLDHALATVRGPAIDRLHHFISGGEVNLGAVKLMFTRRPSEQPDPVAVIHHLLDGLVAAAKQNPMLVVFDEFGGIDRVDGAAGLLRTKLQHHVGDLGLIFAGSQLSLMRAMFTDVARPFYGQAELVDIGPLTPNALRSIVLDGFRETDRDPGDLPTPLIEFTGGHPQRAMQLADAAWRHAVPGAPYRADLWGIALDDVRAQTDLANEALFSHSQSNDQKLLRLVANGEPIFGAASSVIGLTPGSGQSSRDRLVDSGEIIRAGTPWRVVDPIYADWIRRRFPL; this is encoded by the coding sequence ATGGAGACCTCACCGTTCCGCTTCCAGGGGCCGCTGCCGCCCGACACGGTGTACGGGCGCGACGACCTGGTCGGCGACCTGATCGAGCGGGTCACCTCCCGCCGCGTCACCGCGGTGCTCGGACCTCGCCGGTTCGGCAAGACGAGCGTGTTGCGACGGGTCGGCGCCGAACTCGAGGCGGCCGGCACGACCGTCGTCGATGTCGATCTCTACGAAGTGTCATCGGCGGCCGACCTCGCCGTGCGGCTCGACCACGCCCTCGCCACGGTACGCGGCCCGGCGATCGACCGGCTCCATCACTTCATCTCCGGCGGCGAGGTCAACCTCGGTGCCGTGAAGTTGATGTTTACCCGCCGGCCGTCCGAACAGCCCGACCCGGTCGCAGTGATCCACCACCTGCTCGACGGGCTCGTCGCCGCCGCCAAGCAGAACCCGATGCTCGTGGTGTTCGACGAGTTCGGCGGCATCGACCGCGTCGACGGTGCAGCGGGTCTGCTGCGCACGAAGCTGCAGCACCACGTCGGCGACCTCGGGCTCATCTTCGCCGGGTCGCAGCTGTCGCTGATGCGGGCGATGTTCACCGATGTCGCCCGCCCGTTCTACGGGCAGGCCGAACTCGTCGACATCGGCCCGCTGACGCCGAACGCACTGCGCTCGATCGTGCTCGACGGGTTCCGCGAGACCGACCGGGACCCCGGCGACCTCCCGACGCCCCTGATCGAGTTCACCGGCGGCCACCCGCAGCGGGCGATGCAGCTCGCCGACGCAGCCTGGCGTCACGCCGTGCCCGGCGCCCCGTACCGCGCCGACCTGTGGGGCATCGCACTCGACGATGTGCGGGCACAAACCGATCTCGCCAACGAGGCGCTGTTCTCACACAGCCAGAGCAACGACCAGAAGCTGCTGCGCCTCGTGGCGAACGGTGAGCCGATCTTCGGTGCCGCCTCGTCCGTGATCGGCCTCACACCCGGGTCCGGGCAGTCCAGTCGAGATCGCCTCGTCGACAGCGGCGAGATCATTCGGGCCGGCACACCATGGCGGGTCGTCGACCCCATCTACGCCGACTGGATCCGTCGCCGCTTCCCGCTCTGA
- a CDS encoding DUF222 domain-containing protein, with protein sequence MRHPDRTLVRTRSNAVEAQVRAIAAARGNGSATPDQIRQALRDVSRVRAWLASSEAALTKALAAQVSFPERDLADCTRGSLHDAIKTKGRSDTLDKSPSLADALDRADITAGHVDEVTKTITSLDDDEQRAELIDRVDSGLLDVAAAATLAEWRRRLAMEAKSIRRDDGVERLERQRRATRVRTWTDGEGMVCLSGRFDPITGRRLVARLDATTQALFAEATPDTCPTDPIEKQRHLQGLALAQLVDGKAPAGRSGRPEYVVVVDPSSPDGAGGPDVDFGLPVEVPYRVVADMAADGDVHAVVVRNGVVLHAPGELDLGQTTRLANPAQRRALRALYRGCAIPGCGVRYDRCKLHHVTWWRHGGRTDIDNLLPLCAHHHTKVHDAGWDLALGPNRELTIRFPDGTVQATGPPTRRAA encoded by the coding sequence CTGCGACACCCCGATCGTACACTTGTTCGCACGAGGTCGAACGCCGTCGAAGCGCAGGTGCGGGCGATCGCTGCCGCGCGTGGCAACGGTTCGGCCACGCCCGACCAGATCCGTCAGGCGTTGCGAGACGTATCGAGGGTGCGTGCCTGGCTGGCTTCGTCCGAGGCGGCATTGACCAAGGCGCTGGCTGCGCAGGTGTCGTTCCCCGAGCGCGATCTGGCCGATTGCACCCGCGGCTCGCTGCACGATGCGATCAAGACGAAGGGGCGCTCCGACACGCTCGACAAGTCCCCGTCGTTGGCCGATGCGCTCGACCGGGCCGACATCACGGCCGGCCACGTCGACGAGGTGACCAAGACGATCACGTCACTCGACGACGACGAGCAGCGGGCCGAGTTGATCGACCGCGTCGACAGTGGCCTGCTCGACGTGGCCGCGGCGGCGACGCTGGCCGAATGGCGGCGACGGCTCGCGATGGAGGCGAAGTCGATCCGGCGCGACGACGGCGTCGAGCGGCTCGAGCGCCAGCGTCGGGCCACTCGGGTCCGCACGTGGACCGACGGCGAGGGCATGGTGTGCCTGTCCGGCCGGTTCGACCCGATCACCGGCCGGCGTCTCGTCGCCCGGCTCGATGCGACGACACAGGCGCTGTTCGCCGAGGCCACGCCCGACACGTGTCCGACCGATCCGATCGAGAAGCAGCGTCACCTCCAAGGCCTCGCGCTGGCACAGCTGGTCGACGGCAAGGCACCGGCGGGCCGCTCTGGCCGGCCCGAGTACGTGGTCGTCGTCGATCCATCGTCGCCAGATGGCGCCGGTGGGCCGGACGTCGACTTCGGGTTGCCGGTCGAGGTGCCGTACCGGGTCGTGGCCGACATGGCCGCCGACGGCGACGTTCACGCGGTGGTCGTCCGCAACGGTGTCGTGCTCCACGCCCCCGGCGAGCTCGACCTGGGCCAGACCACCCGGCTCGCGAATCCGGCCCAACGGCGGGCGCTGCGGGCGCTGTACCGCGGTTGTGCGATCCCCGGGTGTGGGGTGCGGTACGACCGCTGCAAGCTCCATCACGTCACGTGGTGGCGACACGGCGGCCGCACCGACATCGACAATCTGCTCCCGCTGTGCGCCCACCACCACACCAAGGTGCACGACGCCGGTTGGGACCTCGCGCTCGGCCCGAACCGAGAGCTGACGATCCGGTTCCCCGACGGCACCGTCCAGGCCACCGGGCCACCCACCCGCCGGGCCGCGTGA